The Niastella koreensis GR20-10 genome includes a window with the following:
- a CDS encoding ABC transporter permease: MKQFVSFVKKEFHHILRDKRTLFILLGMPIMQILIFGFALTNEVKNSKIAIFDQSNDLSTQALRTELDASRYFDVVQDIHSYQEIEAAFKKGSIKLAVVFPENFASDLDHFNTAQVQLIADASDPNVANTLTNYATSIILDYKDRITNNRKLPYTIKTEMRMLYNPQLKGAYSFVPGVMAMVLMLVCTLMTAITIVREKELGTMEIMLVSPMQPFKIVVAKAVPYLLLSIVNITSILLLSVFVLDVPINGSLLLLIFESILFTLTCLAFGLLISTRTDSQQTAMFIALTGMFLPTIMLSGFMFPIENMPLPLRVISNIVPAKWFYYIVKEVMIKGLGFASVWKETLILFGMLLLLLVLSIRNFKIRLA, encoded by the coding sequence ATGAAGCAATTTGTTTCATTCGTAAAGAAAGAGTTTCATCATATTCTAAGGGACAAACGAACCCTGTTTATTTTATTGGGCATGCCCATTATGCAGATCCTGATCTTTGGATTTGCCCTGACCAATGAAGTAAAGAATTCGAAGATCGCCATTTTTGATCAGTCGAACGACCTGAGTACGCAGGCGCTTCGCACCGAGCTGGATGCGAGCCGCTATTTTGATGTTGTGCAGGATATTCATTCTTACCAGGAAATTGAAGCGGCATTTAAAAAGGGGAGCATCAAGCTGGCCGTTGTGTTTCCCGAAAACTTTGCCAGTGACCTGGACCATTTCAATACCGCGCAGGTACAACTGATTGCCGACGCCTCGGACCCCAACGTGGCCAATACGCTTACAAACTATGCCACATCTATTATCCTCGATTACAAGGACCGTATTACCAATAACCGGAAGTTGCCATACACTATTAAAACGGAGATGCGCATGCTGTACAACCCGCAATTAAAGGGCGCGTATAGTTTTGTGCCGGGTGTTATGGCTATGGTACTGATGCTGGTGTGTACGTTAATGACAGCTATCACTATTGTACGGGAGAAAGAATTAGGCACCATGGAAATTATGCTGGTGTCGCCCATGCAACCATTCAAGATCGTAGTAGCCAAAGCCGTTCCGTATTTGTTGTTGTCTATTGTAAATATTACCAGCATTCTGTTGCTGAGTGTGTTTGTGCTGGATGTGCCCATCAATGGAAGTTTACTGCTATTGATCTTTGAAAGCATTTTGTTCACGCTTACCTGTTTGGCGTTTGGATTGTTGATCTCCACCCGCACCGATTCACAGCAAACCGCCATGTTCATTGCCCTTACGGGTATGTTTTTGCCAACGATCATGTTGAGCGGGTTTATGTTCCCAATTGAGAATATGCCATTGCCATTACGGGTGATCTCGAATATTGTTCCCGCCAAATGGTTTTATTATATCGTAAAAGAGGTGATGATAAAGGGGCTGGGGTTTGCATCAGTTTGGAAAGAGACGTTGATCCTGTTTGGCATGTTGCTGCTCCTGCTGGTGTTAAGCATCAGGAATTTCAAAATAAGACTCGCATAA